The proteins below are encoded in one region of Lactuca sativa cultivar Salinas chromosome 3, Lsat_Salinas_v11, whole genome shotgun sequence:
- the LOC111914501 gene encoding uncharacterized protein LOC111914501 yields the protein MAMVSTLTSTYPSPKLSRHSIPIPRTTSKSIQSRNSSTALPAKKKLGIFSFGRKNLGFVVKSTSSDGEGEQVESSTSKDVNNEAEIQARGESTMPERFRYLTKEVPDPPIRWPYFIALGFLIYAWRTVIWELYNWKRAATSILQFLGNLSKLLLALIFHFIGDPITSIIRAIETTFYTLRAFYSQIVAYTPIPELSTVIMLTSIILAISEVASPTSVDNQWHLLTVSGLIGYFAVKGMIGDLPFWTILFGLFSYSRFIKKRDYVSSVLPVAAVLAGVGEPWVRVVVMGGFLGLSVFQYSKNQPEIEESEGVATTTGDRRVPVPLLCAALAIGIRVAARWAGYRHLTWMVV from the exons ATGGCGATGGTTTCAACACTTACCTCTACATACCCATCTCCCAAACTTTCTCGGCATTCGATTCCAATTCCAAGAACGACATCAAAGTCTATCCAATCACGTAATTCTTCTACAGCGCTCCCTGCTAAGAAGAAATTGGGAATTTTTTCATTTGGTagaaaaaatctagggtttgttgtAAAATCAACATCCAGTGATGGAGAAGGAGAACAGGTAGAGAGTTCTACGTCAAAAGATGTTAATAATGAAGCCGAAATACAAGCGCGAGGAGAGAGCACGATGCCTGAAAGGTTTAGATACTTGACCAAAGAAGTTCCCGATCCTCCTATTAGATGGCCTTATTTTATAG CACTGGGTTTCCTCATCTATGCGTGGAGAACAGTCATATGGGAACTTTACAACTGGAAAAGAGCTGCAACATCTATACTTCAATTTCTTGGAAACCTTTCAAAGCTATTATTAGCTCTCATATTCCATTTCATAGGCGATCCAATCACTTCAATAATTAGAGCCATTGAAACTACCTTTTACACCCTTCGAGCATTCTACTCTCAAATAGTAGCATACACTCCCATTCCCGAGCTTTCAACAGTAATCATGTTGACTTCAATCATACTTGCCATCAGTGAAGTTGCATCTCCAACTTCAGTAGACAACCAATGGCATTTGTTAACAGTTTCTGGCCTCATCGGCTACTTTGCTGTGAAAGGAATGATTGGAGACCTTCCTTTTTGGACTATTCTTTTTGGGTTATTTTCTTATTCTCGTTTTATCAAAAAGAGAGATTATGTCTCCTCTGTATTGCCCGTTGCAGCAGTGTTAGCAGGTGTAGGAGAGCCATGGGTTagagtggtggtgatgggtggctTTTTGGGTTTGTCTGTGTTTCAGTACTCAAAGAATCAGCCTGAAATAGAAGAAAGTGAAGGTGTTGCTACGACAACAGGGGACAGAAGGGTTCCTGTTCCTTTATTGTGTGCAGCATTAGCCATTGGTATACGTGTTGCTGCTAGGTGGGCTGGATATAGGCATTTGACATGGATGGTGGTTTGA